The proteins below are encoded in one region of Pseudomonas putida NBRC 14164:
- a CDS encoding RrF2 family transcriptional regulator has product MSLYSAGVEYGIHCLLFLVGEGGESRDSSVRDLAELQGVPQEYLAKVFTKLARAGLVAATEGVRGGFRLARPAAEINVLDIVNAIDGPKKIFDCREIRERCTLFEGSPPAWATEGTCAIHAVMLGAQKRMEEALVQQTILDLARRFGRKAPAEFGQQVNSWMGERREGKGGGDIPVSQV; this is encoded by the coding sequence ATGTCGCTTTACAGTGCTGGCGTCGAATACGGCATCCATTGTTTGCTGTTTCTGGTAGGCGAGGGCGGTGAGAGCCGTGATTCCAGCGTGCGCGACCTGGCCGAGTTGCAGGGCGTGCCGCAGGAATACCTGGCCAAGGTTTTCACCAAGCTGGCACGTGCCGGGTTGGTGGCCGCCACCGAAGGCGTGCGCGGTGGTTTTCGCCTGGCGCGACCGGCGGCTGAAATCAACGTGCTGGATATCGTCAACGCCATCGACGGGCCGAAGAAGATTTTCGATTGCCGCGAGATTCGCGAACGCTGCACGCTGTTCGAGGGCTCGCCGCCCGCTTGGGCGACGGAAGGCACCTGTGCGATTCATGCCGTGATGCTGGGGGCGCAGAAGCGCATGGAAGAAGCGTTGGTGCAGCAGACCATCCTCGATCTGGCGCGGCGTTTCGGGCGCAAGGCCCCGGCCGAGTTCGGCCAACAGGTGAATAGCTGGATGGGTGAGCGGCGCGAGGGTAAAGGTGGCGGGGATATACCGGTCAGCCAGGTCTGA
- a CDS encoding carboxymuconolactone decarboxylase family protein has protein sequence MSSRITLHTLQSAPEAARPFLENAQKNSGFIPNLLGVLANAPAALETYVTVSTLNGKSELSLAEREVVQLIAATRHGCDFCVAGHTAVALNKAKLPQEVVDALRARGELPDARYETLAAFAREVIDTRGNVSEATYLAFREAGFSEGNALEVILGVSLATLCNFANVFAQTPLNEELGKYRWQPSA, from the coding sequence ATGTCCTCGCGCATTACTTTACACACGCTGCAGAGTGCTCCGGAAGCGGCCCGGCCGTTTCTGGAGAATGCCCAGAAGAATTCCGGCTTCATCCCCAACCTGCTGGGCGTGCTGGCCAACGCCCCGGCGGCGCTGGAAACCTACGTGACCGTTTCGACACTCAATGGCAAGTCCGAGCTGAGCCTGGCCGAGCGTGAAGTGGTACAGCTGATTGCCGCCACCCGGCACGGCTGCGACTTCTGTGTGGCCGGCCACACCGCCGTGGCGCTGAACAAGGCCAAGCTGCCGCAGGAAGTAGTCGATGCCCTGCGTGCTCGCGGCGAACTGCCCGATGCCCGTTACGAAACCCTGGCCGCCTTCGCCCGTGAAGTGATCGACACTCGCGGTAACGTCAGCGAAGCCACCTACCTGGCGTTCCGTGAAGCTGGCTTCAGCGAAGGCAACGCGCTGGAAGTGATTCTCGGGGTAAGTCTCGCAACCCTCTGCAACTTTGCTAATGTTTTCGCCCAGACGCCGCTCAATGAAGAGCTTGGCAAGTACCGCTGGCAGCCTTCTGCATAG
- a CDS encoding acyl-CoA dehydrogenase family protein — MQDCAFRHWLDANAEAIDRGLCEPQQVLAQIAESQLLRIGVDPALGGTGGHVTDAVEAIAAIASRSLAAAFVCWGQRAFIEYLLHSPNQPLRERLLPRLLTGELAGATGLSNAMKFLSGIEALQVRGRPAGDGWHLEGRLHWVTNLRKSGFVVAAAIEDEAGGTPFVLAIPSEAHGLERSDDLQLMGLQSSNTAALAFHQVPLARDWLLHENAREFLPRVRPAFLALQCGMAIGLARRALDEVQAHLHGRTSFLDEARQVLSERLENTVSELKQGLLDGRFQQQPAALFKLRIILAESAADAVQLELQASGGKAYLSEYGEGFARRWRESAFVPIVTPSLVQLRAELQRQAGAA, encoded by the coding sequence ATGCAAGATTGTGCATTTCGACACTGGCTGGATGCCAATGCCGAGGCCATCGACCGGGGCCTGTGCGAACCGCAGCAGGTGCTGGCGCAGATCGCCGAATCACAGCTGTTGCGCATTGGTGTCGACCCGGCCCTGGGCGGCACGGGCGGGCACGTGACCGATGCGGTCGAGGCGATTGCCGCCATCGCCAGTCGCTCGTTGGCCGCAGCCTTCGTCTGCTGGGGCCAGCGTGCCTTTATCGAATATTTGTTGCACAGCCCCAACCAGCCCCTGCGCGAGCGCCTGCTGCCGCGCCTGCTGACCGGCGAACTTGCCGGCGCCACCGGGCTGTCCAACGCCATGAAGTTTTTGTCCGGTATCGAAGCGTTGCAGGTGCGCGGTCGCCCTGCAGGCGATGGCTGGCACCTGGAAGGGCGCCTGCACTGGGTGACCAACCTGCGCAAGAGCGGTTTTGTAGTGGCGGCGGCCATTGAAGACGAAGCCGGTGGTACGCCGTTTGTACTGGCCATTCCTTCCGAGGCCCACGGCCTGGAGCGCTCCGACGACCTGCAACTGATGGGCCTGCAGTCGAGCAATACGGCGGCGCTGGCCTTTCACCAGGTGCCACTGGCGCGTGACTGGCTGCTGCACGAAAATGCCCGCGAATTCCTGCCACGGGTACGCCCGGCATTCCTGGCGCTGCAATGCGGCATGGCCATCGGCCTGGCGCGACGAGCGCTGGACGAGGTTCAGGCGCACCTGCACGGCCGCACCTCTTTCCTCGACGAAGCCCGACAGGTGCTCAGCGAGCGGCTGGAAAACACCGTGAGCGAGCTGAAGCAGGGGCTGCTCGATGGCCGCTTCCAGCAACAGCCGGCCGCCCTGTTCAAGCTGCGCATCATCCTGGCAGAAAGTGCCGCCGACGCGGTGCAGCTGGAGCTGCAGGCCAGTGGTGGCAAGGCCTACCTCAGCGAGTATGGCGAAGGCTTCGCCCGCCGCTGGCGCGAGTCGGCGTTCGTGCCGATCGTGACGCCGAGCCTGGTGCAACTGCGCGCCGAACTGCAACGCCAGGCGGGCGCGGCATGA
- a CDS encoding methyl-accepting chemotaxis protein yields MQLRNLKIGIRAAGVFALLGILVLVMGLTALYETRQMDKATDEIRVTWMPAVVALGEISSNLGRARAVTLRAALDDNPAERSRNLQMLDGINAELKDGLKDYADTIIAADDRALFNTFDEAHQQYLDLQVSVLQDIAAGRMDEAKQQISGPLTQRADTMMKALTALIAYNSKGAEEASQRSSDVADEAFTAIIVSLLVIMVALAAIATVLTRSIVVPLADAVAVAERVATGDLTREISVTGRDEPAMLLRALGRMQESLRDTLRKIAASSDQLASASEELHTVTEDTSRGLHQQSAEIDQAATAVNQMTAAVEEVANNAVSTADASKGADQTTRDGRDRVNQALASIQHLVADVTGTSAEIEQLASNANEISRVLDVIGAIAGQTNLLALNAAIEAARAGEAGRGFAVVADEVRALAHRTQQSTAEIEQMIAGIQNGTERAVTAMHSSQGRATGTLEVAQGAGQALEVIAEAIASINQRNLVIASASEEQAQVAREVDRNLVNIRDLAMQTSAGANQTSAAAQDLSRLAVDLNGMVAQFKV; encoded by the coding sequence ATGCAGTTAAGGAATTTGAAGATCGGCATTCGTGCTGCCGGCGTATTCGCCCTGTTGGGCATCCTGGTCCTGGTCATGGGCCTTACCGCACTTTACGAAACCCGCCAGATGGACAAGGCCACCGACGAAATCCGAGTCACCTGGATGCCCGCCGTGGTAGCGCTGGGTGAGATCAGCAGCAACCTCGGGCGCGCCCGCGCCGTCACCCTGCGCGCCGCACTGGACGACAACCCCGCCGAACGTTCCCGCAACCTGCAGATGCTCGATGGCATCAATGCCGAGCTCAAGGACGGGTTGAAAGACTACGCCGACACCATCATCGCCGCCGACGACCGCGCCCTGTTCAATACCTTCGATGAGGCGCACCAACAGTACCTTGACCTGCAGGTGAGCGTGCTGCAGGACATTGCGGCAGGCCGCATGGACGAGGCCAAGCAGCAGATAAGCGGCCCGCTCACGCAGCGCGCCGACACCATGATGAAGGCCCTGACCGCGCTGATCGCCTATAACAGCAAAGGTGCCGAAGAGGCCTCGCAGCGCAGCAGCGATGTGGCCGACGAAGCGTTCACTGCCATCATCGTCTCATTGCTGGTGATCATGGTTGCCCTGGCCGCCATTGCCACCGTGCTCACCCGCAGCATCGTGGTGCCGCTGGCCGATGCCGTGGCTGTCGCCGAACGCGTAGCCACCGGCGACCTCACACGCGAAATCAGCGTTACCGGCCGCGACGAGCCCGCCATGCTGTTGCGCGCCCTGGGCCGCATGCAGGAAAGCCTGCGTGACACCTTGCGCAAGATCGCTGCGTCGTCCGACCAGCTGGCTTCGGCCTCGGAAGAACTGCACACGGTCACCGAAGACACCAGCCGCGGGCTGCACCAGCAGAGTGCCGAAATCGACCAGGCCGCCACGGCCGTCAACCAGATGACCGCCGCGGTCGAGGAAGTGGCCAACAATGCGGTCAGCACCGCCGATGCCTCGAAAGGCGCCGACCAGACCACCCGCGATGGCCGTGACCGGGTCAACCAGGCACTGGCCTCCATCCAGCACCTGGTGGCCGACGTGACAGGTACCTCGGCCGAAATCGAACAGCTGGCCAGCAATGCCAATGAGATCAGCCGCGTGCTGGATGTGATCGGCGCAATTGCCGGGCAGACCAACCTGCTGGCACTGAACGCCGCCATCGAGGCCGCGCGCGCCGGCGAGGCGGGCCGTGGCTTTGCCGTGGTCGCCGACGAAGTCCGCGCCCTCGCCCACCGCACCCAGCAGTCGACCGCCGAGATCGAGCAGATGATCGCCGGTATCCAGAACGGTACCGAGCGGGCCGTGACCGCGATGCACAGCAGCCAGGGACGTGCGACGGGCACGCTGGAAGTGGCACAGGGCGCCGGTCAGGCATTGGAAGTGATTGCCGAGGCGATTGCCTCGATCAACCAGCGCAACTTGGTGATTGCCAGTGCTTCGGAGGAGCAGGCGCAGGTGGCGCGCGAAGTGGACCGCAATTTGGTGAACATTCGCGACTTGGCGATGCAGACGTCGGCCGGGGCCAACCAGACCAGTGCGGCGGCGCAGGACCTGTCGCGGTTGGCAGTGGACCTGAATGGCATGGTGGCACAGTTCAAGGTTTGA
- a CDS encoding AraC family transcriptional regulator: MISSSHLVDWLLEGLELDASLFHVGRYCGGWHASTQGMGRASFHLVVQGHCWLHIDGQRQAVRLEKGDAVFLLRDLAYRLSSDQDPVDACAQPRQAMQTLDSEASDGVGLVCGFFHFQSGLSSLIVEGLADWILLRAEDPAGSAARALFELILEECRRTAGPSQTLLERLTHLLFLYVLRQQVNAGQSLGGLIALARQPAFAGLLEQLIEQPGQAWKLESMAACTGLSRSAFFKRFNELAGQSPGQVLLALRMRHASQLLRAGNTVEQVGAQVGYQSVAAFTRAFAKAVGVQPGAYRRQHEGR, translated from the coding sequence ATGATTTCGTCGAGCCACCTTGTCGATTGGTTATTAGAGGGCCTGGAGCTTGATGCCAGCCTGTTTCATGTCGGCCGCTACTGCGGTGGCTGGCACGCCAGCACCCAGGGCATGGGCCGCGCCAGTTTCCACCTGGTGGTGCAGGGCCATTGCTGGCTGCACATCGACGGCCAGCGGCAAGCGGTGCGCCTGGAAAAGGGAGATGCCGTGTTCCTGTTGCGCGACCTTGCCTACCGATTGTCCAGCGATCAGGACCCGGTCGACGCCTGTGCCCAACCGCGCCAGGCCATGCAGACACTGGACAGCGAGGCCAGCGACGGCGTCGGGCTGGTGTGCGGCTTCTTCCATTTCCAGTCCGGCCTGTCCTCGCTGATTGTCGAGGGCTTGGCTGACTGGATCCTGCTGCGCGCCGAAGACCCCGCTGGCAGTGCGGCGCGGGCGCTGTTCGAGCTGATTCTGGAAGAATGCCGGCGCACCGCTGGGCCGTCACAGACGTTGCTGGAGCGGCTGACGCACCTGTTGTTCCTGTACGTGTTGCGCCAGCAGGTCAATGCCGGGCAGTCACTGGGCGGGCTGATCGCCCTCGCCCGCCAGCCGGCATTTGCCGGGTTGCTGGAACAGTTGATCGAGCAACCAGGGCAAGCCTGGAAACTGGAAAGCATGGCCGCCTGCACCGGCTTGTCGCGGTCGGCGTTTTTCAAGCGTTTCAATGAACTGGCCGGGCAATCGCCGGGGCAAGTGCTGCTGGCGCTGCGCATGCGCCATGCCAGCCAGTTGCTGCGGGCGGGGAATACCGTGGAGCAGGTGGGTGCGCAGGTGGGGTATCAGTCGGTGGCAGCGTTTACCCGGGCATTTGCCAAGGCGGTGGGGGTGCAGCCGGGGGCGTATCGGCGCCAGCATGAAGGGCGCTGA
- a CDS encoding NAD(P)/FAD-dependent oxidoreductase yields the protein MKSNILIIGAGFAGVWSALSAARLLDQAQRDDLSISVLAPQAELHIRPRFYEANAHTLKAPVGELFNAVGVHFITGNAEAIDADARTVSYIDSQGQRQQISYDRLILAAGSQVARPAVPGLAEHTFDVDKMESAVRLEQHLTGLAALPASPARNTVVVCGGGFTGIETATEMPARLRAILADADVQVLLVDRGASIGAALGAGIKPSIVAASQVAGVQWLTGTSVVAVDAGGVTLDNGEYIASNTVIWTVGVKASPLTAQVAGERDNFGRLKVDGHLKVIGQDHIYATGDTAWAAVDDVGNHALMTCQHAIPMGRHSGNNAMADLLGVAPVVYRQPKYVTCLDLGEWGAAYSEGWERELKLQGQEGKELKRQINSVWIYPPAADRSLALAAADPMIPIA from the coding sequence ATGAAATCCAACATCCTGATCATCGGTGCCGGCTTTGCCGGTGTGTGGAGCGCCCTGAGCGCCGCCCGGCTACTCGACCAGGCCCAGCGCGACGACCTGAGCATCAGCGTGCTCGCGCCGCAAGCGGAACTGCACATCCGCCCGCGCTTCTACGAGGCCAACGCACACACGTTGAAGGCCCCCGTAGGTGAGCTGTTCAATGCAGTGGGCGTGCACTTCATCACCGGTAACGCCGAAGCCATCGACGCCGATGCGCGCACCGTGAGCTACATCGACAGCCAAGGCCAGCGCCAGCAGATCAGCTACGACCGCCTCATCCTTGCCGCTGGCAGTCAGGTAGCGCGCCCGGCAGTCCCGGGCCTGGCCGAGCACACCTTCGACGTCGACAAGATGGAGTCGGCCGTACGCCTCGAGCAGCATCTGACGGGCCTGGCCGCCCTGCCCGCTTCACCTGCCCGTAATACCGTGGTGGTCTGCGGCGGTGGTTTCACCGGCATCGAAACGGCCACCGAAATGCCCGCCCGGCTGCGCGCCATCCTCGCAGACGCCGATGTGCAGGTGCTGCTGGTAGACCGTGGCGCCAGCATCGGCGCGGCATTGGGTGCAGGCATCAAGCCGTCGATTGTTGCCGCCTCGCAGGTTGCTGGCGTGCAGTGGTTGACTGGCACCTCGGTGGTGGCTGTCGACGCCGGTGGCGTAACCCTGGACAACGGCGAATACATCGCCAGCAATACCGTGATCTGGACCGTCGGCGTCAAGGCCAGCCCGCTGACCGCGCAGGTTGCCGGCGAGCGTGACAACTTCGGTCGGCTCAAGGTCGACGGGCACCTCAAGGTAATTGGCCAGGACCACATCTATGCGACCGGCGATACCGCCTGGGCTGCTGTCGACGACGTTGGCAACCACGCCCTGATGACCTGCCAGCACGCCATCCCGATGGGTCGCCACAGTGGCAACAACGCCATGGCCGACCTGCTTGGAGTGGCACCTGTGGTGTACCGCCAGCCCAAGTACGTCACCTGCCTCGACCTGGGTGAGTGGGGCGCGGCGTACAGCGAAGGTTGGGAGCGAGAATTGAAACTGCAGGGCCAGGAAGGCAAGGAACTGAAGCGTCAGATCAACTCGGTGTGGATCTACCCGCCGGCAGCCGACCGGAGCTTGGCGCTGGCTGCTGCCGACCCGATGATTCCGATCGCTTGA
- a CDS encoding NAD(P)-binding domain-containing protein gives MTLRVAIIGAGPSGLAQLRAFQSAHAQGAPMPEIVCFEKQADWGGMWNYTWRTGLDQHGEPVHGSMYRYLWSNGPKECLEFADYSFDEHFGRPISSYPPREVLWDYIQGRVKKAGVRDYIRFNTAVKNVTFDENTREFTVSAHDYSAGLGIEQVFDYVVVASGHFSTPHVPEFEGFERFTGRILHAHDFREAMEFNGQDLLIVGSSYSAEDIGSQCYKYGARSITTAYRTQPMGYKWPKGWEERPQLVRVENDLAFFADGSNKRVDAIILCTGYQHHFPFLPDELTLKTNNRLWPAGLYQGVVWEQNPQLLYLGMQDLWYSFNLFDAQAWFARDYMLGRIKLPTKAGMQADSARWREDEEQLATTASMYEFQGRYIKHLIDQTDYPRFDIDAVNRIFLQWKTDKKHDIMGYRDKSYRSVITGTQAVPHHTRWMQAMDDSLQEYLRETDGKQGEVKVLRG, from the coding sequence ATGACTCTTCGTGTCGCTATCATCGGTGCCGGCCCGTCCGGCCTTGCGCAACTGCGTGCCTTCCAATCCGCCCATGCCCAGGGCGCACCCATGCCCGAAATCGTATGCTTCGAAAAGCAGGCCGACTGGGGCGGTATGTGGAACTACACCTGGCGCACCGGCCTCGACCAGCATGGCGAGCCGGTGCACGGCAGCATGTACCGCTACCTGTGGTCCAACGGCCCCAAGGAATGCCTGGAGTTCGCCGACTACAGCTTCGATGAGCACTTTGGCCGGCCGATTTCCTCGTACCCGCCGCGCGAGGTGCTGTGGGACTACATCCAGGGCCGCGTGAAGAAGGCCGGGGTGCGCGACTACATTCGCTTCAATACTGCGGTCAAGAACGTCACCTTTGATGAAAACACCCGCGAGTTCACCGTCAGTGCCCACGACTACAGCGCGGGGCTTGGCATCGAGCAGGTGTTCGATTACGTGGTAGTGGCCAGTGGGCACTTCTCTACCCCGCACGTGCCGGAGTTTGAAGGGTTCGAGCGTTTCACCGGCCGTATCCTGCATGCCCACGACTTCCGCGAAGCGATGGAATTCAACGGCCAGGACCTGCTTATCGTTGGCAGCAGCTACTCGGCCGAAGACATTGGCTCGCAGTGCTACAAGTACGGCGCGCGCTCGATCACCACGGCTTACCGTACCCAACCGATGGGCTACAAATGGCCCAAGGGCTGGGAAGAGCGCCCGCAACTGGTGCGCGTCGAAAACGACCTGGCGTTTTTCGCCGATGGCTCGAACAAGCGCGTGGATGCGATCATCCTGTGCACGGGCTACCAGCATCACTTCCCGTTCCTGCCCGATGAACTCACCCTCAAGACCAACAACCGCCTATGGCCTGCCGGCCTGTACCAAGGCGTGGTGTGGGAGCAGAACCCGCAGTTGCTCTACCTGGGCATGCAGGACCTCTGGTACAGCTTCAACCTGTTTGATGCACAGGCCTGGTTTGCTCGCGACTACATGCTGGGGCGCATCAAGCTGCCGACCAAGGCTGGCATGCAGGCCGACAGCGCGCGCTGGCGCGAGGATGAGGAGCAACTGGCAACCACTGCTTCGATGTATGAATTCCAGGGCCGGTACATCAAGCACCTGATCGATCAGACGGATTACCCGCGCTTCGACATCGATGCGGTGAACCGCATCTTCCTGCAATGGAAGACCGACAAGAAGCACGACATCATGGGCTACCGTGACAAATCCTACCGCTCGGTGATCACCGGCACCCAAGCGGTACCACACCATACCCGCTGGATGCAGGCGATGGACGACTCGCTGCAGGAGTACCTGCGCGAAACGGATGGCAAGCAAGGCGAGGTGAAGGTGCTGCGGGGGTAG